One Rissa tridactyla isolate bRisTri1 chromosome 1, bRisTri1.patW.cur.20221130, whole genome shotgun sequence DNA segment encodes these proteins:
- the LOC128904317 gene encoding granulocyte-macrophage colony-stimulating factor receptor subunit alpha-like, translating to MNGTAIENFACVIFNVSFMNCTWHVGRSASEDTQYFLYWKTSKKEDFTGCQNYIKDNCGRHTGCRFQNVTIEKKKAYFLVNGSRSGQSIQSYMKTINLYRIEKLTPPSNVTVNCTEASHGCEIQWQPPRTSHVKRDGCFKYEIVIENKADPEKNIKTTSKTERSITGNSYIFGSFSAKKRYSVKIRATDNGCLVSASWGEWSTPVEFGKEQLISTSSYMLFLIAVLAASLVFFLCKVSIYLKKTSSTVPQPKDPFNEMSPTDFQTEYKNLFMKHETEEITIIEEMM from the exons ATGAATGGGACAGCCATTGAAAATTTTGCCTGCGtcatttttaatgtttccttcATGAACTGCACTTGGCATGTGGGCAGGTCTGCTTCAGAGGATACCCAATATTTTCTGTATTGGAAGACCTCAAA GAAAGAAGATTTCACAGGATGCCAGAATTACATCAAAGATAATTGTGGAAGGCACACGGGATGTAGATTCCAAAATGtgacaatagaaaaaaagaaagcttatttcCTGGTAAATGGATCTAGAAGTGGACAAAGCATTCAGTCATATATGAAGACGATTAATCTGTATAGAAttg AAAAACTCACCCCTCCTTCAAATGTTACTGTGAACTGTACAGAAGCTTCTCATGGTTGTGAAATTCAGTGGCAACCACCTCGCACAAGTCATGTGAAAAGAGATGGTTGTTTCAAATATGAAATTGTCATAGAAAACAAG gCTGATCCCgagaaaaacatcaaaaccaCATCTAAAACA GAAAGAAGCATCACAGGAAACTCCTACATATTTGGGAGCTTCAGTGCAAAAAAAAGGTACAGCGTCAAAATCAGAGCAACTGACAATGGCTGTTTGGTGAGCGCAAGCTGGGGAGAGTGGAGCACACCCGTAGAGTTTG GAAAAGAACAACTTATATCTACTTCATCATATATGTTGTTTCTGATAGCAGTGCTGGCAGCAAGTCTCGTATTTTTTCTCTGCAAAGT aagcatttatttgaaaaaaacatcttCTACAGTACCACAGCCAAAAGACCCATTCAATGAGATGTCTCCAACAGATTTCCAG